A single Tenacibaculum sp. 190524A02b DNA region contains:
- a CDS encoding histone deacetylase encodes MLKIAYHEIYNHPLPPKHRFPMIKYDLLPQQLLFEGTCNETNFFMPEIPNNKHFFAVHDPEYFFDLLNITLSKKDERKLGFPLTEQLVAREMVIADGTMKASKFALENGIAMNIAGGTHHAFSNSGEGFCLLNDQAIGARYLQEQKLAQKIVIIDLDVHQGNGTAEIFQNDASVFTFSMHGKSNYPFHKEQSDLDIPLENGITDDTYLNILKETLPKIIQEQQPDFIYYLSGVDILESDKLGKLNVSIEGCKERDRYVLQTCYDHKIPVMCSMGGGYSEDIKIIVEAHANTFRLAQDIFF; translated from the coding sequence ATGCTAAAAATAGCCTACCATGAAATTTACAATCATCCGTTGCCCCCTAAGCATCGATTTCCGATGATTAAGTATGATTTACTTCCACAACAGTTATTATTTGAAGGAACTTGCAATGAAACTAATTTTTTCATGCCTGAAATCCCGAATAACAAACATTTTTTTGCAGTACATGATCCTGAGTATTTTTTTGATTTACTCAACATTACACTTTCCAAAAAAGACGAACGTAAATTAGGTTTTCCTTTAACCGAACAATTAGTAGCTAGAGAAATGGTTATTGCTGATGGCACTATGAAAGCCTCTAAATTTGCCCTAGAAAATGGAATTGCTATGAATATAGCAGGCGGTACGCATCATGCTTTTTCTAATAGCGGAGAGGGTTTTTGTTTATTAAATGACCAAGCTATTGGCGCGCGTTATTTACAGGAACAAAAACTGGCTCAAAAAATAGTCATTATTGATTTAGATGTTCATCAAGGTAACGGAACAGCTGAAATCTTTCAAAACGATGCTTCTGTATTTACCTTTTCAATGCATGGTAAAAGTAATTATCCGTTTCATAAAGAACAATCGGATTTAGATATTCCTCTTGAAAATGGAATAACTGATGATACATATCTAAATATTTTAAAAGAGACATTACCTAAAATTATTCAAGAACAACAGCCCGATTTTATTTACTACTTATCTGGTGTTGATATTTTAGAAAGCGATAAACTAGGAAAACTCAATGTTTCTATTGAGGGTTGTAAAGAACGTGATAGATACGTGCTACAAACTTGTTACGACCACAAAATACCTGTAATGTGTAGTATGGGTGGTGGGTATTCTGAAGACATTAAAATTATTGTAGAAGCGCATGCCAATACATTTCGTTTAGCACAGGATATTTTTTTCTAA
- a CDS encoding IS3 family transposase, translated as MTATCDLLGVNRQVYYRAIHSYKEKQKLSKKVIDLVNTIRISMPRIGTRKLFYLLKSELKAIGVGRDKLFKILKANNLLILPRKKYHITTNSHHRFRKHVNQLKNIEFVRPEQVWVSDITYIGKRENPCYLALITDAYSKKIMGYDVSNSLNVAGSLRALDMAISNRNYNKEPIIHHSDRGLQYCSNEYQKMLSINNIKPSMTEKYDPYENAIAERINGILKQEFAIDKYDVSIQIKKKLIKNAINIYNQIRPHLSNSMLTPNQMHQQKKVKRKSYKKLKVAI; from the coding sequence ATAACAGCTACCTGTGATTTACTCGGGGTGAATAGGCAGGTATATTATAGAGCTATTCATTCATATAAAGAGAAACAAAAGCTTAGTAAAAAGGTTATTGATTTAGTAAATACTATCCGTATATCAATGCCGAGAATAGGTACAAGGAAATTATTTTATCTTTTAAAATCTGAATTAAAAGCAATTGGTGTTGGTCGTGATAAGTTGTTTAAAATATTAAAAGCTAATAATTTATTAATTCTACCAAGAAAAAAATATCATATAACTACAAATTCTCATCATAGATTTAGAAAACATGTAAATCAACTTAAAAATATAGAATTTGTAAGACCTGAACAAGTATGGGTGAGTGATATTACTTACATTGGAAAGAGAGAAAACCCATGTTATTTAGCGCTAATTACTGATGCTTACTCTAAAAAAATAATGGGGTATGATGTCTCTAATAGTTTAAATGTAGCAGGTTCTTTAAGAGCCCTAGATATGGCAATCTCTAATAGAAATTATAATAAAGAACCTATTATTCATCATTCAGATAGAGGGTTACAATATTGCTCTAATGAATATCAAAAAATGTTAAGTATCAATAATATCAAACCTAGCATGACTGAAAAATATGATCCTTATGAAAATGCTATAGCTGAAAGAATCAATGGGATTCTTAAACAAGAATTTGCAATTGATAAATACGACGTTTCTATACAAATTAAAAAGAAGTTAATTAAAAATGCAATCAATATTTACAATCAAATAAGACCTCATTTATCAAATTCAATGTTAACTCCTAATCAAATGCACCAACAAAAAAAAGTCAAAAGAAAAAGCTACAAAAAACTAAAGGTAGCAATTTAA
- a CDS encoding T9SS type A sorting domain-containing protein: MKVIFLPLFFYCFTLMSFAQEIPKVWCSTELNSNVKNNRVSLNDQLTWNDLKAYQKRTNYHIAVIPITYADVPLNFKEQFPTKNDWERIIFHSKIQDTFRRLSNDNFTLTGDVFDYITSNSVYWNSATNTTIPFQEVLDNMSFTLPNFDVEKYDEIVFLSCHDAALSASNVGSYSYTINGKTYSQGAMIMYYENGRSRRNTSGNLVNTLKSKKNYLIPTTGGGSEEGKVFYDLSQTEATFCHELGHSMGIGAHANSRTNGNKYDYEPEVSNNRNFYDREYGNAYDIMGTHAFSSSMNGYFREVIGLLPYENIETVNEIGTKTVTIYPINSKASKRYVEVLLPFQRTFSQYKEAGYGIEVRKVDAFDEMLKHPELKDNVEGVFVHKINGLANHLLDMSPSANINFSWGTYYDIRDVVLKPGEIYENNDVKLSNVKKNNDGSFTLDIEIKNSKNKTPAPTALNVTRLATSQLKVTWENNHLSSGNNGNVLVQYRTLGSNSWRAVGSVANNATSYTTGFGTNVNQVYEFRIRVEGTTTNLPSRASNIVATGCNLKVTNMYVRDVKCTNDSSGEVEVDAEGGVPPYQYKVEGGTYTSSDIIKGLSVGTYTIYVKDANGCEVSKEMTKPIKSPKPIVISYDLDGTDLTIKPNFGTGIYQYKLNAGSWTNNPVFENVSGDFTISVKDQNGCEVDNKTLNVAVFDEVGFKMYPNPVSDNLYISANNIIKKIKIFNLLGEKVAVYKMNKKAVKINTSDLGIGMYIVKIKTENNRSLTRKVIVE, from the coding sequence ATGAAAGTAATATTTTTACCCTTATTTTTTTATTGTTTCACCTTAATGTCCTTTGCTCAAGAAATACCTAAAGTATGGTGTAGTACGGAGTTGAATTCAAATGTGAAAAACAATAGAGTATCTTTAAATGACCAACTTACTTGGAATGATTTAAAAGCTTATCAAAAAAGAACCAATTATCATATTGCCGTAATTCCAATTACGTATGCAGATGTTCCTCTGAATTTCAAGGAGCAGTTTCCTACTAAAAATGATTGGGAGCGCATTATTTTTCACAGTAAAATACAAGATACCTTTAGAAGATTATCAAATGATAATTTTACACTTACAGGAGATGTTTTTGATTATATAACTAGTAATTCTGTATATTGGAATAGTGCTACTAATACTACTATTCCTTTTCAAGAAGTGTTGGACAACATGTCTTTTACCCTTCCTAATTTTGATGTTGAAAAATATGATGAGATTGTTTTTCTCAGTTGTCATGATGCTGCGCTCTCAGCATCTAATGTAGGTAGTTATTCTTACACTATTAATGGAAAAACATATTCGCAAGGAGCCATGATTATGTATTATGAGAACGGAAGAAGTAGAAGAAATACTAGTGGAAATTTAGTGAATACACTTAAGTCTAAGAAAAATTATTTAATACCTACTACTGGAGGAGGATCAGAAGAAGGTAAAGTATTTTATGATTTAAGTCAAACGGAAGCTACTTTTTGCCATGAACTTGGACATTCTATGGGAATAGGAGCGCATGCTAATTCCAGAACCAATGGTAATAAATATGATTATGAGCCAGAAGTTTCAAACAATAGGAACTTTTATGATAGAGAGTATGGAAATGCTTATGATATAATGGGAACACATGCGTTTTCTAGCTCTATGAATGGCTACTTTAGAGAAGTAATTGGGTTGTTACCTTATGAAAATATTGAAACAGTAAATGAAATTGGAACAAAAACGGTGACAATTTATCCTATTAATAGTAAGGCTTCTAAGCGATATGTGGAAGTTTTATTACCATTTCAGCGTACATTTTCACAATACAAAGAAGCTGGTTATGGAATTGAGGTACGAAAGGTAGATGCGTTTGATGAGATGTTAAAACACCCAGAATTAAAAGATAATGTAGAAGGAGTTTTTGTACATAAAATAAACGGGTTAGCCAATCATTTGTTAGATATGAGCCCTTCGGCTAATATTAATTTTAGTTGGGGGACATATTATGATATAAGAGATGTGGTTTTGAAACCAGGAGAAATATATGAGAATAATGATGTGAAGTTGAGTAATGTTAAAAAAAATAACGACGGTTCTTTTACTTTAGATATTGAAATTAAAAACAGTAAAAATAAAACCCCAGCTCCAACTGCATTAAATGTAACTCGTTTAGCAACTTCTCAACTAAAGGTAACTTGGGAGAACAATCATTTAAGTTCAGGGAATAATGGTAACGTGTTGGTACAATATAGAACTTTAGGGAGTAATTCCTGGAGAGCAGTAGGAAGTGTAGCAAACAATGCAACTAGTTATACAACTGGTTTTGGTACAAATGTAAATCAGGTTTATGAATTTAGAATTCGAGTTGAAGGTACTACTACAAACTTGCCTTCAAGAGCCTCTAATATTGTTGCAACAGGCTGTAATTTAAAAGTTACCAATATGTATGTGAGAGATGTAAAATGTACTAATGATAGCTCAGGTGAAGTAGAAGTTGATGCAGAAGGAGGTGTGCCTCCTTATCAGTATAAAGTAGAAGGAGGTACGTATACTAGCTCTGATATTATTAAAGGATTGTCTGTAGGTACCTATACAATCTATGTTAAAGATGCTAATGGATGTGAAGTTTCAAAAGAAATGACAAAGCCTATTAAAAGCCCAAAACCTATAGTGATATCTTATGATTTGGATGGAACTGACCTGACTATAAAACCAAATTTTGGAACGGGAATATACCAGTATAAATTAAATGCTGGTAGTTGGACTAATAATCCTGTTTTTGAAAATGTATCGGGAGATTTTACAATAAGCGTTAAAGATCAAAATGGTTGTGAAGTAGATAATAAAACACTTAACGTTGCTGTTTTTGATGAGGTTGGTTTTAAAATGTATCCCAATCCAGTATCAGATAATTTATATATTTCAGCTAATAATATTATTAAGAAAATTAAGATATTTAATTTATTAGGTGAAAAGGTTGCTGTTTATAAAATGAATAAAAAAGCAGTAAAAATTAATACTTCTGATTTAGGTATTGGGATGTATATTGTAAAAATAAAAACAGAAAACAATAGAAGTTTAACAAGAAAGGTAATAGTAGAGTAA
- a CDS encoding helix-turn-helix domain-containing protein: MDSRKSDYVKRTQKDYSLSFKLQVVQEIEQGLLTRTQAIDKYGIQARSTIRTWLKKYGKFDYDFSINQTMSKTPEQRILELEQQVKLLEKQKARAEYLAELADKKVIIFDMMIDIAEEEFNIPIRKKHVPELSKNIVKKPKKA; this comes from the coding sequence ATGGATTCTAGGAAATCAGATTATGTAAAGCGAACCCAAAAGGATTATAGTTTGTCCTTTAAACTACAAGTTGTTCAAGAGATTGAGCAAGGATTATTAACCAGAACTCAAGCGATTGATAAATATGGTATTCAAGCAAGATCTACGATTCGTACTTGGTTAAAAAAATATGGTAAATTTGATTACGATTTTAGTATAAATCAAACCATGTCAAAAACACCTGAACAGCGTATTTTAGAATTAGAGCAACAAGTCAAGCTTTTAGAAAAGCAAAAAGCACGTGCTGAATATTTAGCAGAGCTTGCTGATAAAAAAGTCATCATTTTTGATATGATGATTGATATTGCTGAAGAAGAATTTAATATTCCAATCAGAAAAAAGCACGTACCCGAGTTATCAAAAAATATAGTCAAGAAGCCAAAGAAAGCATAA
- a CDS encoding PKD domain-containing protein → MIKKIRILIALLAMSMSITYAQEKNGCGVSLTLEEIEAHKKQVGKIMQKIKNRKLTKKKSNGTYKIPVIFHILHNGEGDGPNNKNEISKETMACKIANAIEVANKDFRGEYPEFNTTDPRFDAVKDKMDNIEFILATEDPDGNLLDTPGMNWKADGELISWGYDKRITDDPWWWGKNGKYYLQVFIVHYPNENGKWNQSGHAFLPNGGNEKAFPRIVYNWRYIGAYDSCGGGSGVNGAGIYAGPNFEKVFTHEIGHFFGLSHVFPRIENGNRTCGDGDGLADTPNTPGQEGCTRDKLNDCGVYANLENHMDYNTACQNMFTKDQVALMNYWLEDTSEVMHPRGLLWQESNLMATGIIPATPVAKIKSNVDAICSGQSIQFEDVSTGIPTTREWTFEGGSPATSSSLTPVVAYNTSGKYKVTLKVTNSLGQDIKEYVDYVYVDQSKTTDFSESFAGVFPPKGWSISNPDNELAWEKRADIGNGDNSCMIMNNAENDKVGAEDFIRMPYFDFTSAAKAELYFDVAYTKFDNNSPDVLKVEVSTDCGATWVEAYSKTHTELETLEVPTSASNDWVPSKEEHWRKEIVDLSAYDSESKITIRFKNVSGFGTRIWIDNIKLSMKNNVAPVVDFYANKRSTICDALTTTFQDVSSGQPTSWQWEFPGGTPATSTAEKPEVTYAGAGEYDVKLTVTNVFGTSTITKAGFVVLETPNNGSFDQDFSGSFPPEGWQIINSDNGLQFEKRNDVGNGDNSCMIMNNADNETVGEVDEIIMYPIDLTKGNTMFAFDVAYTKYNHFKPEFNVDSPDKLKVMMSKDCGVTWLTVYDKTHHDLQTVEVLDNPDTSSNEPNDWIPTNASDWRKEYVLLDEYKGEKNVLVKFVNESGYGTRIWIDNVKVEFDSKQVPNSDFKLEKENICLDIPVSFKDISTGSPTTWAWIFEGGSPATSNEKNPQVIYSTPGKYRVQLIATNQYGEGSTQIKEEFVTINEKTELPYSENFEGDFPIEGWHIINTDNDDILWEKRTDVGNGDTSCLVINNADNEKDKVDELILKPFDFSGGENQTLAFDLAYTKYNSSIPANNVDSPDNLIILVSKDCGENWTEVYNKTHHDLQTIEVLDDPDTDSNEPNDWIPTEANHWRREVVDLKSYTGNPSVLVKFKNISGFGTRIWIDNLEINEDSTLGIEEESTKNNLAYVYPNPVSKDLIIHLIKEQNKSTSLTVKVYDVTGKLIKNIKDANINTVMKLNVENFKNGVYILQINNGSEISKSMFIKE, encoded by the coding sequence ATGATAAAAAAAATAAGAATTTTAATAGCCTTATTGGCTATGAGTATGAGCATTACCTACGCTCAGGAAAAAAATGGCTGTGGGGTAAGCCTAACTCTAGAGGAAATTGAAGCTCACAAAAAACAAGTGGGTAAAATTATGCAAAAAATAAAAAACAGAAAGTTAACCAAGAAAAAAAGCAATGGCACTTACAAAATACCTGTTATTTTTCACATTTTGCATAATGGAGAGGGAGATGGACCTAATAATAAAAATGAAATCAGTAAGGAAACCATGGCTTGTAAAATAGCCAATGCTATTGAGGTGGCTAATAAAGATTTTCGAGGAGAGTATCCAGAATTTAACACAACAGATCCTAGGTTTGATGCAGTTAAAGATAAAATGGATAATATAGAATTTATTTTAGCTACTGAAGATCCTGATGGAAATTTGTTAGATACTCCAGGAATGAATTGGAAAGCAGATGGAGAATTAATTAGTTGGGGTTATGATAAAAGAATAACAGATGATCCTTGGTGGTGGGGTAAAAATGGGAAATATTATTTGCAGGTTTTTATTGTTCATTACCCAAATGAAAATGGTAAATGGAACCAATCTGGGCACGCTTTTTTACCAAATGGAGGTAATGAAAAAGCATTCCCTAGAATAGTATACAACTGGCGATATATAGGAGCTTATGACTCTTGTGGAGGGGGAAGTGGAGTTAATGGAGCTGGTATCTATGCTGGTCCAAATTTTGAAAAAGTTTTTACACATGAAATCGGACACTTTTTTGGATTGAGTCATGTTTTTCCTCGTATTGAAAATGGAAATAGAACTTGTGGAGATGGAGATGGTTTAGCAGATACCCCCAATACACCAGGTCAAGAAGGTTGTACTAGGGATAAGCTAAATGATTGTGGGGTATACGCGAATCTTGAAAATCACATGGATTATAACACTGCTTGTCAAAATATGTTTACCAAGGATCAAGTAGCATTAATGAATTATTGGTTGGAAGATACTAGTGAAGTAATGCACCCAAGAGGATTGCTTTGGCAAGAAAGTAATTTAATGGCAACAGGAATAATACCTGCTACACCTGTAGCAAAAATTAAAAGTAATGTTGATGCAATTTGTAGTGGACAAAGTATTCAATTTGAAGACGTGTCAACAGGTATACCTACTACTAGAGAATGGACTTTTGAAGGAGGAAGCCCAGCAACGTCTTCTTCGTTAACACCGGTTGTAGCTTATAATACATCAGGTAAATATAAAGTAACATTAAAAGTAACAAATAGTTTAGGACAAGATATAAAGGAGTATGTTGATTATGTGTATGTAGATCAATCAAAAACAACTGATTTTTCTGAGAGTTTTGCAGGAGTATTTCCTCCTAAAGGTTGGAGTATCTCTAATCCAGATAATGAATTAGCTTGGGAAAAAAGAGCAGATATTGGAAATGGAGATAATTCATGTATGATTATGAATAATGCAGAGAATGATAAGGTTGGAGCAGAAGACTTTATTCGTATGCCATATTTTGATTTCACTAGTGCGGCTAAAGCTGAGTTGTATTTTGATGTTGCGTATACAAAGTTTGATAATAATAGTCCAGACGTACTTAAAGTTGAAGTTTCTACGGATTGTGGAGCAACCTGGGTAGAAGCTTATAGTAAAACACATACTGAGTTAGAAACGTTAGAAGTACCAACTAGTGCATCAAATGATTGGGTTCCTTCTAAAGAGGAGCACTGGAGAAAAGAAATTGTAGATTTAAGTGCCTATGATAGTGAATCAAAAATCACTATAAGATTTAAAAATGTATCAGGTTTTGGAACCCGTATATGGATAGATAATATAAAATTATCAATGAAAAATAATGTAGCACCAGTTGTAGATTTTTATGCAAATAAAAGAAGTACAATATGTGATGCATTAACAACTACATTTCAAGATGTTTCTTCTGGGCAACCTACTTCATGGCAATGGGAATTTCCTGGAGGAACACCAGCTACTTCAACTGCAGAAAAGCCAGAAGTTACCTATGCTGGAGCAGGAGAGTATGATGTGAAGTTAACTGTTACAAATGTGTTTGGTACCTCTACAATTACTAAAGCTGGTTTTGTTGTACTGGAGACTCCAAACAATGGTTCGTTTGATCAAGATTTTTCGGGAAGTTTCCCACCAGAAGGATGGCAAATAATTAATTCAGATAATGGGTTACAATTTGAAAAACGTAATGATGTAGGTAATGGAGATAACTCTTGTATGATAATGAATAATGCAGATAACGAAACAGTAGGTGAGGTGGATGAGATTATTATGTATCCTATAGATTTAACAAAAGGAAATACAATGTTTGCATTTGACGTAGCATATACTAAATACAATCATTTTAAGCCGGAGTTTAATGTAGATAGTCCAGATAAACTAAAAGTTATGATGTCTAAAGATTGTGGTGTAACTTGGTTAACAGTGTATGACAAAACACATCATGACCTGCAAACTGTTGAGGTATTAGATAACCCGGATACTTCTAGCAACGAGCCAAATGATTGGATTCCTACAAATGCTTCAGATTGGAGAAAGGAGTACGTATTATTGGATGAGTATAAAGGAGAGAAAAACGTATTAGTTAAATTTGTTAATGAATCAGGATATGGAACCCGTATTTGGATTGACAATGTAAAAGTGGAATTTGATAGTAAGCAAGTACCAAATTCAGATTTTAAATTAGAGAAGGAGAACATTTGTTTAGATATACCTGTTAGTTTTAAAGATATATCAACAGGTTCACCAACTACTTGGGCTTGGATATTTGAAGGAGGGTCTCCAGCTACATCAAATGAAAAGAATCCTCAAGTAATTTATAGTACTCCTGGTAAGTATCGTGTACAGTTAATTGCGACTAATCAATATGGAGAAGGTTCAACGCAAATAAAGGAAGAATTTGTAACAATTAACGAAAAAACAGAATTGCCATATAGTGAGAATTTTGAAGGAGACTTTCCTATTGAAGGATGGCATATTATTAATACTGATAATGATGATATTCTATGGGAAAAAAGAACAGATGTAGGTAATGGAGATACTTCTTGTTTAGTAATTAATAATGCAGATAATGAAAAAGACAAAGTTGATGAATTGATATTGAAACCTTTTGACTTTTCTGGAGGCGAGAATCAGACTTTAGCTTTTGATTTGGCATATACAAAGTATAATAGTTCAATCCCAGCTAATAATGTAGATAGCCCTGATAATTTAATTATTCTAGTCTCAAAAGATTGTGGAGAGAATTGGACAGAGGTATACAATAAAACACATCATGATTTACAAACAATAGAAGTACTTGATGATCCAGATACAGATAGTAACGAACCAAATGATTGGATTCCTACAGAAGCAAATCATTGGAGAAGAGAGGTAGTGGATTTAAAAAGCTATACAGGGAATCCTAGTGTTTTAGTAAAATTTAAAAATATATCAGGATTTGGAACGCGTATATGGATTGATAATTTAGAGATAAATGAAGATAGTACTTTAGGAATAGAAGAAGAAAGCACTAAGAATAACTTAGCTTATGTATATCCTAATCCAGTAAGTAAAGATTTAATTATACATTTAATTAAGGAGCAAAATAAATCAACAAGCTTAACTGTAAAGGTTTATGATGTAACAGGAAAGTTGATAAAGAATATTAAAGATGCTAATATTAATACGGTAATGAAGTTGAATGTAGAAAACTTTAAAAACGGAGTTTATATTTTACAAATCAACAACGGTAGTGAAATAAGTAAAAGTATGTTTATAAAAGAATAA
- a CDS encoding Tex family protein gives MQLINYIASRASFSTTAIKNTVELLNEDCTLPFIARYRKEKTGNLDEVAIGQIVNLKETFEALEKRKTTILKAIDEQGSLTEALKTKIEHVDDITVLEDLYLPYKKKRKTKAETARNNGLEPLAKIIMSQGNNDIEFVANKYLNQNITSIDAALEGARHIISEWINEHTDVRNLIRRELALFATINTKVVKTKQNEQEAQKFKDYFDWSESLKRIPSHRMLAILRAEKEGFIRVKITIDDDRVLEKVDRKIIKANNESGAEIQLAIDDAYKRLLLPSLTTEALNVAKEKADEAAINVFAKNLQQLLLGAPLGEKRILAIDPGFRTGCKVVCLNEQGDILKYETIFPHAPQNKAMEATYTLEHLVNKYNIEAISIGNGTASRETEQLVKSISFKNTIEIFVVNEAGASIYSASKIARDEFPNHDVTVRGAVSIGRRLADPLAELVKIEAKSIGVGQYQHDVDQNNLKKSLHTVVEHCVNKVGVNINTASASLLSYVSGIGPKLAENIVQHRNEHGAFTNRTAIKKVPRLGGKAFEQSAGFLRIKKGSNPLDDSAVHPERYALVKQIAKDLGKKVEDLIGNTVVLKQIKLQQYVTDSFGLPTLQDIVKELEKPGLDPREKAKAFSFDDNIKTINDLKIGMVLPGIVNNITNFGCFVDIGIKESGLVHVSNLSNSFVKDINEHVSLQQQVRVKVLEIDIQRKRIQLSMNF, from the coding sequence ATGCAATTAATAAACTATATAGCTTCTAGAGCTTCGTTTTCAACTACAGCTATTAAAAATACTGTTGAACTTTTAAATGAAGATTGTACACTTCCTTTTATAGCAAGATATCGAAAAGAAAAAACTGGTAATCTCGATGAAGTTGCTATTGGGCAAATAGTTAATTTAAAAGAAACTTTTGAAGCACTTGAAAAAAGAAAAACAACCATTTTAAAAGCCATTGATGAACAAGGTAGTTTAACCGAAGCTTTAAAAACGAAGATTGAACATGTTGATGACATCACTGTATTAGAAGATTTATACTTACCTTATAAAAAGAAACGAAAAACTAAAGCAGAAACGGCTCGTAATAACGGTTTAGAGCCTTTGGCTAAAATTATTATGAGCCAAGGTAATAACGATATTGAATTTGTTGCTAACAAATATCTAAATCAAAACATTACTTCTATTGACGCTGCCTTAGAAGGTGCTCGTCATATTATTTCCGAATGGATTAATGAGCATACGGATGTTCGAAATTTAATTAGACGTGAATTGGCTTTGTTTGCTACCATAAATACTAAAGTGGTAAAAACTAAACAGAACGAGCAAGAAGCTCAAAAATTTAAAGATTACTTTGACTGGTCGGAAAGTTTAAAGCGTATTCCTTCGCATAGAATGCTTGCTATTTTACGCGCCGAAAAGGAAGGGTTTATCCGTGTAAAAATAACGATTGATGACGATCGTGTTTTAGAGAAAGTAGACCGAAAAATTATCAAAGCAAATAACGAATCTGGTGCAGAGATTCAACTTGCTATTGACGATGCTTACAAACGTTTATTACTTCCTTCTTTAACTACCGAAGCTTTAAATGTTGCTAAAGAAAAAGCTGACGAAGCAGCTATCAATGTTTTTGCTAAAAACTTGCAACAATTGCTGTTGGGTGCTCCTTTGGGTGAAAAAAGAATTTTAGCTATTGACCCAGGGTTTAGAACAGGTTGTAAAGTGGTTTGCTTAAATGAACAAGGTGACATTCTTAAATATGAAACTATTTTTCCGCATGCACCTCAAAACAAAGCCATGGAAGCTACATATACTTTAGAGCATTTGGTAAACAAATATAATATAGAAGCCATTTCTATTGGTAACGGAACAGCTTCTAGAGAAACGGAACAATTAGTAAAAAGTATTTCTTTTAAAAATACTATCGAAATTTTTGTGGTGAATGAGGCTGGTGCTTCTATCTATTCTGCCTCTAAAATAGCCAGAGATGAATTTCCTAACCACGATGTAACAGTACGTGGTGCTGTTTCTATTGGAAGAAGATTGGCGGATCCTTTGGCTGAATTGGTAAAAATAGAAGCTAAATCTATTGGTGTAGGACAATACCAACATGATGTTGATCAAAATAATCTTAAAAAATCATTGCACACCGTAGTAGAACATTGCGTAAACAAAGTAGGTGTAAATATTAATACAGCTAGTGCTTCATTATTAAGTTATGTTTCTGGTATTGGTCCTAAACTTGCAGAAAATATTGTACAACATAGAAATGAACATGGTGCTTTTACCAACAGAACAGCTATAAAAAAAGTACCTAGATTGGGCGGAAAAGCTTTTGAGCAATCGGCTGGTTTTTTAAGAATTAAAAAAGGGAGTAATCCTTTAGATGATTCTGCGGTACATCCTGAGCGTTATGCCTTGGTAAAACAAATTGCAAAAGACTTGGGTAAAAAAGTGGAGGATTTAATCGGTAATACGGTTGTTCTTAAACAAATTAAACTACAACAATACGTTACAGATTCTTTTGGTTTACCTACGCTACAGGATATTGTAAAGGAGTTAGAAAAACCGGGATTGGATCCTAGAGAAAAAGCCAAAGCTTTTTCTTTTGATGATAATATTAAAACTATTAACGATTTAAAAATAGGTATGGTATTACCGGGTATTGTTAACAACATTACCAATTTTGGTTGTTTTGTTGATATTGGTATTAAAGAAAGTGGTTTGGTACATGTTTCTAATCTTTCCAATAGTTTTGTTAAGGATATTAATGAGCATGTTAGCTTACAACAACAGGTTAGAGTAAAAGTGTTAGAGATTGATATACAGAGAAAGCGTATTCAGTTAAGTATGAATTTTTAA